The Dethiosulfovibrio peptidovorans DSM 11002 nucleotide sequence GTCTTCCAAGGACTTCGACCGCCTCAAGGCAATAAGGGAGGCTATCGGACAGGACGTTGAAATAAGGATAGATGCCAACCAGGGTTGGACTCCGAACGAGGCGGTGGATATTCTCGATCGGATGGAGAAAGCCGGTTTCGGCCTGGAACTGGTGGAACAGCCGGTTAAAGCCAAAGACCTGGACGGGATGGCCTACGTCACGGCCCGTACGTCCATCCCCGTCGTGGCCGACGAGAGCATATGGAGCGCCTCGGACGCCCTGGAGATCTTCCGTCGCAAGGCGGCGGACATGGTCAACATAAAGCTTATGAAGTGCGGTGGCCTAGCAGAGGCGAGACGGATAGTGGCGGTGTCGGAGATATTCGGGGCTCAGGTCATGCTGGGAAGCATGCTGGAGGGAAAGATCTGCGCCTCCGCTGCGGTGCATCTGGCGGCGGCTTATGGGGCGATAACGAGGATAGACATAGACGGTCCGTTGCTCTGCGCCTCCGATCCCATAGTGGGCGGAGCGGACTTCAAGGGGCCGGATATCAGGGTCTCCGATGCTCCCGGTCTGGGAGTGATGTCCTTCGACGAAATAAACTGGCA carries:
- a CDS encoding dipeptide epimerase — translated: MRITGVRTGTISVPLKKPFKTAVRSVDAVRDVIVAVETDSGTIGYGEAPPTGAITGDTTGAILGAIDDHIRPTLLGRDGEDLEGNLKILQSCVVGNTSAKAALDIALHDLWAQSIGAPLYRLFGGSRKSVETDVTVSVNEPDEMAQDALNAVESGYKVIKIKVGKESSKDFDRLKAIREAIGQDVEIRIDANQGWTPNEAVDILDRMEKAGFGLELVEQPVKAKDLDGMAYVTARTSIPVVADESIWSASDALEIFRRKAADMVNIKLMKCGGLAEARRIVAVSEIFGAQVMLGSMLEGKICASAAVHLAAAYGAITRIDIDGPLLCASDPIVGGADFKGPDIRVSDAPGLGVMSFDEINWH